The window GGGTTTACGCTGAAGGGATTgatgggaaggaagggcaagggcaGCAAATTTGGTACGTAGATTGAGGTCTGGCTGGAGGGTGGATGGATATGCTGACAGGGATGTACAATGACAGGGTTGACACAGAAAGGTTGGATGCTCGTGACGGTCGTGGTGGGGcttctcatcttcttgaAGCTCATCTTCTGTACGTgtccatcatcttcatcgtccCAATTCTCTATATGAAGGCTGACTAACTTGATGTACCAGCTTCAGAAGGTTCGGACTACCATCACCAGACATACGATACCGCCCACCTTATCCCCCGAGACTATCTCAACCACTCTCTTACCGACCCCGCGCCGTTCGAATTCTGCCCCGTCTTTGGTCCTGGAGATGCTATCGCGGCCAAGAGAGGCCAATTTGAGCTGTTGAGAAGTCGCCTTCACACTGGTACCGGTGCGCGAGTGCAAAGAATTCTTCAAAAGGCGATGAGCGGTGCGCCAATCACGATTAGTATTTTGGGTGGTTCAGGTGAGGGCGCTATCTATCTGATTCGTCTACCACAGATAGAATGCGTCCGCTGACGACTGATGATAACAGTTTCTGCTTGTGCTGGCGCGGGAGACGACCCAACACACGAAAAGTGTTATCCACACCGCGTGTTTGACTGGTGGAACACTGTCTTCCCTCATCCCGCCAATGAGCTCACCAACGGTGCTACGCCCAAGACCGATTCCGCGTACTATGCGTATTGCAACAGCCATCATTTGCCTGATAAAACTGATCTTGTCATTCTCGAGTTTGACTCTGCTGATCCCAAGTGAGTGTTTACTGACGGTTCTAGGACGTGtaaaggaaaaaaagactGATAACGTGTCCAAGTGATCCCGAATGGCTGCAGCACTTTGAACTTCTCGTCCGATCTGTCCTTGTCCGACCTGAGATGCCTGCAGTGATCATTCTTGGTCACTTTAGTTTACAGGTCCAGGCCCAGAACGGTTTTGCTGGTCCTGAGCTTTTGCACAACGTGGTCGGTCAGTTCTACGACGTTCCACACATCAGGTAAGTCAATCCTATAAAACACATAGATATGAATGTTATTCAAGTTAACCAAACGATTTGAATAATGCAGTACCAAGGGTGTTTTGTACGAACACTACCTCGGAACTCCGGACAAGGCCCGCTCGGCGTACTACAACGACCCGAACCACCCCAATTTTGCCGGACACGACCTTATCGCCGACGTGCTCATCTCTTACCTCCAGTCCCAAATCTGTGCTGGCTGGTCAGCCATTAACGGACATGGTTACGACGTCCCTGCGCTCGGGACTGAGGGTGACAGCACCGCCGCTGGGTCACCGTCTTTACTCGGTGGTGTGGGTTTGCGAAAAGGTATGCCTGGTCAGGACCCCGGAGATGGATCTTCTGCAGGGTCGTCATTATCAGATAGGTACCAAGGCTTGAGGGTACCTCAGATCAGGCTTGCGGACAGACCACATGATGTGCAACTTTTCAGGGAGATTGAGCCGTTCTGTGTGGCCGCCAGTGATTTAGTGAATCCCTTGCCGCCAACATTGTTCTTTGGTAATGGATGGGCTACTTATCACCCGCCAGCCAAGGGCAACGTGGTTGAAGATAGGCATTACTGGTAAGTCATCGCATACCGTCTTTTCGGAGGTTGAGTAGCTGATTTGGAACACATAGGTATGCCGACCGACCCACTGCTCGTCTTCGTATCCCACTCAAGCTCGGAGCGGGCGACGTCGGTATTTACTTCCTTCAGTCACCCCCTGACAGGCCTCTGGGTGTAGTCAAGTGCTGGGTCGACGATAATGTGGCCGGTGCCAAGGAGTTGCACGGGACAGCGGAGGTGGAGGATGTGATTGCTACGTTGGTGATGATTGACAGAGGTGTAGAGAGGGGCTCGCATTTCGTGAGTTTTTGTCTTGTTTGGCTGATATGGACGAGGATCTGACGCTGCATGAATAGGTCGAATGTGAGCTTCAAGGTGAACCAGGAGGATCATCCCCGCCTTTCAAAATTCTTGGAATGTGAGTGACAGATTGCGAATATCGGGACCAGATGCTGACGTGGGGCGCGAAAAAAAAGTTTCACCACATAGACTCGAGTGTTCTTGTGGTATATACATGGGATTGTTTGTGGAGATTGAGATTGAGATGATCATACAATATCTTATTTCTTTCTTTCGTTTTCTTGCTATGCATGCTTTTTATAGAAGGTTGTCGTTTTACAGAACTACACAGCAGCGTCAGGAATTACTTGCGGCAGTGGTGGCTGTCGGGGTTATTTCCGAATATAGTGCCGCAAGTTGAGCCGAATTCCGTCACCCTCCCCCGTCTCCACCTGAATGTTTTTACCACCATAACCACTCTTCCCACTTTTCCTTTCAAAAACACCCATTCCTGCCTTCATACACCATGATCCGAGGATTCAAGCAAGCCCGTGCCGCTGTCAAGGTATGCACCACAACTTTTCCCACTCAAAACGACCCACGGGAACACCCCGGCAGCTTCGTCGTGGGGGCCGCGCTTTGGGGAGTACGGATGCTGACTTTTGTCACCTCGACGGTGTAAACAGCCCCTCAAGACCGCTTCTCAGCAGAAGAGGAATCTCTCCATCCACGAGTACCAGTCCGTCCAGCTTCTCAACTCTGTGAGTCCACCCATTAGCACAACGTCCCAAGCACAGCGAAACGGTCAGCTGACACGCTCACTTCTTCGCCAACCGCGGTTGCCCTCAACAACAGTATGGTATCCCTACACCCAAGGCCCTCCCTGCCTTCTCTGCCGCTGAGGCTGAGAGCGTTGCTAAGAGCTTTGGTAAGTCTTTCCCATACATGCAAATAACCGACCGGCCAGCACTGCCGAGTACACCTCTGCAAAAGTCTGCATGAACGGTATGCTGATAATTGACATGAATAGGCAAGGACGAGCTTGTGATCAAGGCTCAAGTGTTGGCTGGTGGCCGAGGAAAGGGTCACTTTGACTCTGGTTTCCAGGGTGGTGTGCAGATGGTCGACTCGTATGTTTTCTTGATATTTCCAACTACGCACCTTGTGGTCTTTTGTTTGAGCTGACAGATCCTCGCTATTTTAACAGTCCCGCTCAGGCCAAGGAGTACGCCGAAAAGATGCTTGGCCACAAACTCATCACCAAGCAAACCGGTGCCGCCGGCCGAATCTGTAACGCCGTCATGCTCGCTGAGCGAATGCCCCCTCAAAAAGAGTATTACGCGGCTGTCCTCAACGACCGAACCACCGGTGGTCCCGTGCTCGTCACCTCCAGCCAGGGTGGTATGAACATTGAGGACGTTGCCAAGGAGACTCCCGATGCCATCATCACCACTCCCTTGGACTTTGACAACGGTATCAGCTCTGCGGAGGCTTTGGAGCTCGCCAAGAAGCTTGGATTCAAAGAGAACGCCCAGAAGAACGCCGCCGACGTCTTTGCCAAGTTGTACACCATCTTCAAGGAGAAGGACTCTACCCAGATTGAAATCAACCCCTTGGCTGAGTTGAGCAACGGTCAGGTTCTCTGGTAAGTGCATCCTGGGTATAAAAGAGGTTTGCGTCTAAATGAGCTGTAGTATGGACGCCAAGTTTGGTTTCGACGATAACGCCGACTTCCGACAGGCGGACATCTTCAAGCTCCGAGACACCACCCAGGAGGATGCTCAGGAAGTCGAGGCTGCCCAGTACGGTCTCAACTTTATCAAGCTTGACGGTGACATTGGCTGTCTCGTTAACGGTGCCGGTCTTGCCATGGCTACCATGGACGTCCTCAACCTCCATGGTGGTTCTCCCGCCAACTTCGTGAGTACAGATAGACCCCTCAAAATATGGATAGCGACGACAGCTGATGAGATTCCTTAGCTTGACgttggtggtggtgctACCGCCGATGCCGTCAAGAAGGCTTTTGAGCTCCTTTTGACTTCCAAGAACGTCAAGTCCATCTTTGTTAATATCTGTACGTTTCAAGCTTTGCTCTTCTACATCTGAATCAGAACTGATAAAAAAAATGACAATTTGTAGTCGGTGGTATTATGCGATGCGACGTTATTGCCGAAGGTATCATCAAGGCCACCAAGGAACTCCAGCTCGAGATCCCTCTTGTTGTCAGATTACAGGGTAccaaggaagaggaggctAAGAAGATGATCAGGGAGTCTGGTTTGAAGATCTTCCCCTTCGGTAAGTGCCATCCTGCAGTGAGACTTGCCCGTATGATTTTGTCTCGCTGACAAGTGTTTGCCCTCATATAGATGGTTTGGACGAGGCTGCTGCCAAGGCTGTTGAGGCCGCCCGAGCTTAATGGAGGTTGAGTGGTGCGATTAAAATGGCGTAATGAAGATGAGCCAAAGGTTGTCGTTGTCTGGAGGATGTAGTCAAGGACAGACAGGATGACTGGAAGTTTTGTGCAGATTGACATAGTTTATCGATCAAAGACAATTTGACGATTGATCCTTTTTTATACCCTTTGGAAATCTTATCTATATATTGTTTTACAGATGAGATGGATCATTTCACGATAGAAGCAAGGATGTAGTTTTTCAACGGTACAACAAGGGCGCATCATGACTTCTTGGACCTTTTCCATAAGAACTGCGTGATTAACATAACAAGCTAAATCATGTTACAGATATCAGCAAATCGAATCGGGCATATATCGTCACAGCTCTCCCTCATCAAAGAATTGAGCAACATCGCGTAACCTGCCCCTTACACTCTTCTTGCTATCCCCTCCGAGCTCCTCCACTGCTTTCAGCATTTTTCTCACTCTTGGATTTGCTTTCGATATCTGTGCAGACTTTTCTTGCAGTGCTTCAATAAACGTCTGATAAGTCCGAAGGTCCCTAGCAAACGTATGTGTCTGCCTCGCTCAATCAGCTTCTCGCACTCCTTCTTGATGTAACGACAAAATAgaaaataaataaaaaatGCGGTACTAACCGGAAGATTCTCCAAATCCAGCTGTCCAGCAGCCAAACCCCATACCGCCATGATCACAAGATCCAACGCCGCATTCGCCACATACTCCTCTACCTCGCCTATCCCTCCCGCCACCCCTCTCAGCTCCTTTGTGCAGAACCGCCTCACCATTTCTTCCGCATGAGCGACAGGTTTGCTCGTCCGAAGAGGGGATGCTCGAAGGAGAAGAGTGAGGTCGTAGGTGGCTTTGTGAAGGAATGAGTCACCTTCGGACATGATGAGGACTTGGAGGTAAGACGAGAGGAGGTggggggaagaggagtgAAGAGAATTGTCGATTGCCAGTTTGAGCTAAGGATGTGGATTGGTTAACACGGCCCAAAGTCAATGAGTATCGATACATACATTGGTACCTGTACAACACAGTTAGCAAGAGGTGAGAGTGCCATACCCAGTATACTCACGGAGTCCCTTGAGAGTATCCTTTGTCTCCTTTTTCAGAAAGTCCTCGGGCTCGAGATGATTTACATATCTACAAGCTCCACCATCAGCACCCCTTGGAAGCCTGTGAATTATGGGCGTACCTAGACAGCGTTCCCACCAGCAGGATGACGATATCCCCCCAGCCTTCCCCAAGTCTTGCAGCGTAAACAATCGGAAACTCTGATCCGTTCTTTTGGAGAAGCAACTTGAAAGCATGATCCCTCACACGCATGATAAAGTCAATATCATGCTTGTCAATAGCCTGGTAGAGCTCGTAAGCTTGTGGTGGCCTAATAAAACCTTGTGTATTTCCCCATTTATCATCATATGTGCGGTCTTTTGATTTAATATTCTCTTGCTGCCGTCGAGACCAGGTGCCTTGCTCCTCCCGGACAGCAGCGCGTTCGAGTTGCCAGACTTGATCCTGGAGTGCTTCTTCTAGATCTCTTTCCCTTTGAAGCTGTCTGATCTGCCGGTTGAGCTCCAGCTCGCTTTGGAATACGGACTCCTTTTCCATGGCCGATGCTGGCGGCAGcggaaggaggaggacTGGGGACGAATGGAGGCGCGGGGATTTAGCAGATGCGGTGGGGCTTGTGGGTTGGTCTGAAGGGATTgtagaggaagaagggagagcTGGGGGTTTATTGTAACAGGTCATTGTGCATATGCGGTCTGTATTAAAGGGGAATGGAGATCGATGTCTCTTTTTATAACATCGCTCACTTGGGCGGCCAAGGTGGAGGTTGCTTCACAGGTTGCACTTTATATACGTACGTAACGAAAAATGTGCACTGCACGTATATCCGTACGTATAATGCTATGCATCTTCCATTGAGTCTTCTTCCTATTCTGTACAATTGCCTAATGAACCACAGGTTACGGAGCACCTTCACTACCAATATTTTGATAAATTTTCTAGATGATTTGAGTGCATATATCATCTCGCTATGAAGGAAAAGCTGGCTGTTCTCATGCGAAGCTATCGATGTGGTTACAGCTGCCAAATTAGACTCAGCAAAAGTCCGGTCTGTGAGCGATACGATTTGTGAAGATGCAAGGACGATGCCTTCAGTGTCGACCGCTTCGACATAGTAATGCACCCCTTCATCATCTGCCAAGTTTTTGACTTCCAAATGTGTTTCAAAACCGACTCGAGCGACTTTTCCCAAGATAAATTTCTCACTCAATCCCGAGTCTCTCTCGGCATAGAACTGCCAAGCAGTAGCTCGTGTATCACCGTTCCAAGAAACATAGATGTTGACCGGTTTGTCATCTCCCCGGCCTTTCAAAGCAACAATAGCAGGCTCTTCGAAAGAAGTACCGGTCCAGTTATATCTAAATCCCCTGTAACTTTGGACAAACTGCCCTTCCGGCTGGGAATCCAAATA is drawn from Cryptococcus gattii WM276 chromosome A, complete sequence and contains these coding sequences:
- a CDS encoding Capsular associated protein, putative (Similar to TIGR gene model, INSD accession AAW41439.1); translation: MLRPRNNPASTQSPPEPDTPMSHYPSGHVHARPEAGTAAGANVGDHVEAEYFPGADHEAGAGDIHRRLNAAPAAGVGTGEKMNVNERKGLAGRRKFGFTLKGLMGRKGKGSKFGLTQKGWMLVTVVVGLLIFLKLIFSSEGSDYHHQTYDTAHLIPRDYLNHSLTDPAPFEFCPVFGPGDAIAAKRGQFELLRSRLHTGTGARVQRILQKAMSGAPITISILGGSVSACAGAGDDPTHEKCYPHRVFDWWNTVFPHPANELTNGATPKTDSAYYAYCNSHHLPDKTDLVILEFDSADPNDPEWLQHFELLVRSVLVRPEMPAVIILGHFSLQVQAQNGFAGPELLHNVVGQFYDVPHISTKGVLYEHYLGTPDKARSAYYNDPNHPNFAGHDLIADVLISYLQSQICAGWSAINGHGYDVPALGTEGDSTAAGSPSLLGGVGLRKGMPGQDPGDGSSAGSSLSDRYQGLRVPQIRLADRPHDVQLFREIEPFCVAASDLVNPLPPTLFFGNGWATYHPPAKGNVVEDRHYWYADRPTARLRIPLKLGAGDVGIYFLQSPPDRPLGVVKCWVDDNVAGAKELHGTAEVEDVIATLVMIDRGVERGSHFVECELQGEPGGSSPPFKILGIFTT
- a CDS encoding Succinate-CoA ligase (ADP-forming), putative (Similar to TIGR gene model, INSD accession AAW41224.1), which codes for MIRGFKQARAAVKPLKTASQQKRNLSIHEYQSVQLLNSYGIPTPKALPAFSAAEAESVAKSFGKDELVIKAQVLAGGRGKGHFDSGFQGGVQMVDSPAQAKEYAEKMLGHKLITKQTGAAGRICNAVMLAERMPPQKEYYAAVLNDRTTGGPVLVTSSQGGMNIEDVAKETPDAIITTPLDFDNGISSAEALELAKKLGFKENAQKNAADVFAKLYTIFKEKDSTQIEINPLAELSNGQVLCMDAKFGFDDNADFRQADIFKLRDTTQEDAQEVEAAQYGLNFIKLDGDIGCLVNGAGLAMATMDVLNLHGGSPANFLDVGGGATADAVKKAFELLLTSKNVKSIFVNIFGGIMRCDVIAEGIIKATKELQLEIPLVVRLQGTKEEEAKKMIRESGLKIFPFDGLDEAAAKAVEAARA